Proteins encoded within one genomic window of Deltaproteobacteria bacterium:
- a CDS encoding transglycosylase SLT domain-containing protein: MRPLAASGHTAALKTAIAAFAAFAAFGLGAGPASANTGETGISPALLWGNNASNIERACALLEAIATAKPCDACRARTPQNFSRALASMDYPREVEKNSEALGIKLNCEGCHGQDGSLKPAVDAETDTPDAAEITDIGDEASVDAEVAGEYAEPLEEIPAVVTPAESDKNTATAAAPQSDSEAQEAATNFVPVLSNAKVDAFKRYFQTRGKDIFSKWLDRSKAYMPMVLDILEKEGLPEDIAYLALIESGYNPHAKSRAGAVGIWQFMPGTARKYGLRVDWWIDERKDPEKATKAAADYLNDLYDRFDSWYLAAAGYNAGEGRIERALRRFKADNYWDIASNKRALKRETREYVPKYLAAIIIAKEPECYGFMPTNTESDYVYDTVEIRHSTDINVIAKAAGTTATELKRLNPELNRWFTPPDYKNYKIKLPVGTKAAFLENIQKVPEPERLRFHMHKVKRGETLSTIARKYGTSVQPILYLNNIKNVRSLKNGTMIAVPVRAVGRAEAQTDPALKVTPKKTTIAKTGRK, from the coding sequence ATGAGACCACTTGCCGCATCCGGACATACGGCAGCGCTAAAAACCGCCATCGCAGCTTTTGCCGCGTTCGCGGCCTTTGGCCTCGGCGCCGGCCCCGCATCGGCAAATACCGGAGAAACAGGCATTTCCCCGGCGCTTCTTTGGGGCAATAACGCCTCCAATATCGAACGCGCATGCGCTCTGCTTGAAGCAATTGCAACCGCAAAGCCGTGCGACGCGTGCAGGGCCAGAACCCCGCAAAACTTCTCGCGCGCCCTCGCCTCCATGGATTATCCGCGGGAGGTCGAGAAAAATTCAGAAGCTCTCGGCATAAAATTGAACTGCGAAGGCTGCCACGGCCAGGACGGCTCGCTAAAGCCTGCCGTTGACGCCGAAACCGACACGCCTGATGCGGCCGAAATAACCGATATCGGCGATGAAGCCTCCGTCGACGCAGAGGTCGCCGGCGAGTACGCTGAACCTCTCGAGGAAATACCCGCCGTGGTCACGCCTGCAGAGAGCGATAAAAACACCGCTACGGCAGCGGCGCCGCAAAGCGACAGCGAGGCCCAGGAAGCGGCAACGAACTTCGTCCCCGTGCTTTCAAACGCCAAAGTGGACGCCTTCAAAAGATACTTCCAGACGCGCGGCAAGGACATCTTTTCAAAGTGGCTAGACAGAAGCAAGGCATACATGCCCATGGTGCTCGATATACTCGAAAAAGAGGGGCTCCCCGAAGACATCGCCTACCTGGCCCTCATAGAGAGCGGCTATAACCCGCACGCAAAGTCACGGGCCGGCGCCGTAGGCATATGGCAGTTCATGCCCGGAACAGCGAGAAAATACGGGCTAAGGGTCGACTGGTGGATAGACGAAAGAAAAGACCCGGAAAAGGCCACCAAGGCGGCCGCAGACTATCTAAACGACCTCTACGACCGCTTCGATTCGTGGTACCTCGCGGCAGCCGGGTATAACGCGGGAGAAGGCAGGATAGAACGAGCACTCAGAAGATTCAAGGCCGACAACTACTGGGACATAGCCTCCAATAAACGCGCCCTCAAAAGGGAAACAAGGGAGTACGTGCCAAAGTACCTTGCGGCCATAATAATAGCCAAGGAGCCAGAGTGCTACGGTTTCATGCCGACCAACACCGAAAGCGACTACGTCTACGATACTGTCGAGATACGGCACTCTACCGACATAAACGTCATAGCAAAAGCGGCAGGCACAACCGCAACTGAACTAAAGCGCCTGAACCCGGAGCTTAACCGCTGGTTCACGCCGCCAGACTATAAGAACTACAAGATAAAGCTCCCTGTCGGAACAAAGGCGGCCTTCCTCGAGAATATACAGAAGGTTCCGGAGCCCGAGCGCCTGAGGTTCCACATGCACAAGGTAAAACGTGGCGAAACGCTCTCGACGATTGCCCGTAAATACGGCACGAGCGTGCAGCCGATACTGTATTTGAACAACATAAAGAACGTGCGCTCGCTTAAAAACGGCACGATGATAGCCGTGCCCGTAAGGGCCGTTGGCCGAGCCGAGGCGCAGACAGACCCGGCATTAAAGGTCACGCCGAAAAAGACCACTATCGCAAAGACAGGCCGCAAATAA
- the mtnA gene encoding S-methyl-5-thioribose-1-phosphate isomerase, which yields MFKTVEWKNNAVVMLDQTLLPTTVVYRKYTDYRDVASAIKRLVVRGAPAIGVSAALGIALGAKRSTAKTDASFASDFKKICSLIASTRPTAVNLFWAVKRMQGVFAESKGQGMAKIKARLEAEAKKILKDDIEINKAMGRNGARLIKNNSTVLTHCNAGALATAGYGTALGVIRGAVDAGKKIRVFADETRPVMQGSRLTAWELMEDGIDVTLITDNMAGAMMQKGLIDAVVVGADRIAANGDTANKIGTYSVAVLAKAHKIPFYVAAPLSTIDTSLKHGSLIPIEERESTEVTEVRGVRTAPKGVKVKNPAFDVTPSSLIRGIITEKGVATAPYNASIKKLFGK from the coding sequence ATGTTCAAAACAGTTGAGTGGAAGAATAACGCCGTCGTGATGCTCGATCAAACGCTTTTGCCGACAACTGTCGTATACAGGAAGTACACCGACTATAGAGACGTTGCGAGCGCGATAAAGAGGCTCGTGGTACGCGGCGCGCCTGCAATAGGCGTTTCAGCGGCCCTTGGCATAGCGCTTGGCGCAAAACGGAGCACGGCAAAGACCGACGCTAGCTTTGCATCCGACTTTAAAAAGATATGCTCCCTCATCGCCTCAACGCGCCCAACTGCCGTGAACCTCTTCTGGGCAGTAAAGCGCATGCAGGGCGTGTTTGCCGAGTCCAAAGGCCAGGGCATGGCAAAGATAAAAGCCAGGCTCGAGGCAGAGGCAAAAAAGATACTCAAAGACGACATAGAGATAAACAAGGCCATGGGCAGAAACGGCGCAAGGCTCATAAAAAATAACTCAACCGTGCTAACGCACTGTAACGCAGGAGCCCTTGCAACAGCAGGCTACGGCACGGCACTTGGCGTAATAAGGGGCGCAGTGGACGCCGGAAAAAAGATACGCGTCTTTGCAGACGAAACGCGCCCGGTTATGCAGGGCTCGCGCCTTACCGCATGGGAACTCATGGAGGACGGCATAGACGTTACTCTCATCACCGACAACATGGCCGGAGCGATGATGCAAAAGGGCCTCATCGACGCCGTGGTCGTCGGCGCGGACAGAATAGCGGCAAACGGAGATACTGCCAATAAGATAGGAACTTACTCTGTTGCGGTGCTCGCAAAGGCGCACAAGATACCGTTCTACGTCGCTGCCCCGCTCTCGACCATTGACACCTCCCTTAAGCACGGCTCGCTCATACCGATAGAGGAAAGAGAATCGACCGAGGTAACGGAAGTAAGAGGCGTTCGCACTGCTCCAAAGGGCGTAAAGGTTAAGAACCCTGCCTTTGACGTAACTCCGTCGTCCCTCATACGCGGCATAATAACCGAAAAAGGCGTTGCAACAGCGCCCTACAACGCATCGATAAAGAAGCTATTCGGGAAATAA
- a CDS encoding ATP-binding protein — MQNQPTHHENILESLPDAVIFVDRKMRVEVFTQSAERILEVSRGRVIWKNADEALSLNEWIVKLVKRSLDEGMRFYSHEGLVTRRISKPLAVKVSTAPVTDQSGALSGVVCFIRESGGVTPIEAESRRKEDLEKIEAFAMHVAHEIKNPLGGIRGAAQMLTKRLKEKKHLELASIITESSDRLSAILDDMLGLSGKPRGGKKAVNVHKAIDNAIKSFESGADAPLFIRNYDPSLPPVLGNEGRLTQVFVNVIKNACEAVARRNGEVTISSRMVTEFHVIESGSKEEKFVEIAVTDNGKGIPKEDLEKVLMPFYTTKKGGSGMGLGLSYRIIKEHGGFFRIEPSPIGGTSVKIYLPLETVK; from the coding sequence ATGCAGAACCAACCCACACATCACGAAAACATTCTCGAGAGCCTTCCAGACGCAGTCATATTCGTCGACAGGAAGATGAGGGTCGAGGTGTTTACGCAATCGGCCGAGAGAATACTCGAAGTATCGCGGGGCCGCGTCATATGGAAAAACGCGGACGAGGCCCTCTCCTTAAACGAGTGGATAGTGAAACTCGTAAAGCGAAGCCTTGATGAGGGAATGCGGTTTTACTCGCACGAGGGGCTCGTCACCAGACGCATCTCAAAGCCTCTCGCGGTAAAGGTCTCGACAGCGCCAGTCACCGACCAAAGCGGCGCTCTCTCGGGCGTTGTCTGCTTTATCAGGGAGTCAGGCGGCGTAACGCCGATAGAGGCCGAAAGCAGGAGAAAAGAAGACCTCGAAAAGATAGAGGCCTTTGCCATGCACGTTGCCCACGAGATAAAGAACCCGCTTGGAGGCATACGCGGCGCAGCGCAGATGCTCACAAAACGCCTAAAAGAGAAAAAGCACCTTGAGCTTGCCTCCATAATCACTGAATCCTCGGACCGCCTCTCGGCCATCCTGGACGACATGCTTGGGTTATCTGGCAAGCCGCGCGGCGGCAAGAAAGCCGTTAACGTGCACAAGGCCATAGACAACGCGATAAAGAGCTTCGAATCCGGCGCCGACGCCCCGCTATTTATAAGAAACTACGACCCGAGCCTGCCGCCTGTACTCGGCAACGAGGGCCGCCTAACACAGGTATTCGTAAACGTCATAAAGAACGCGTGCGAGGCAGTGGCCAGAAGAAACGGCGAGGTTACCATTTCAAGCCGCATGGTAACCGAGTTCCATGTCATAGAGTCCGGGTCAAAGGAAGAAAAATTCGTAGAGATCGCGGTAACGGATAACGGCAAAGGCATCCCAAAGGAAGACCTGGAAAAGGTGCTCATGCCCTTCTATACGACCAAGAAAGGCGGCAGCGGCATGGGCCTTGGCCTCTCGTACAGGATAATAAAGGAACACGGCGGGTTTTTTAGGATCGAGCCCTCGCCTATAGGCGGCACAAGCGTTAAAATATATCTACCCCTGGAGACCGTGAAATGA
- a CDS encoding sigma-54 dependent transcriptional regulator, translated as MSKTILVADDDKGILRLLEIFLKEKGLRPVCVPDGASAIKRAVEADIAVLDINMPEMDGLDVLNEIKKTRPSMPVIIMTADSTMKNTIEAMKCGAFDYVTKPIDIDEFEVILDKAVEDMRLRGEVAELRERLYEATEAGALRFIGKSKKALDTFKAIGRIASKDVTVLLRGESGTGKELVARLIHSNSQRRDNPFIALNSAAVPKELLESELFGHEKGAFTGATEAKKGKFELANTGTLLLDEIGDMEMGLQAKLLRALQDKEFYRVGGKAPIKVDIRIISATNQDLEAMVEKKRFREDLFYRLNVVGLTLPPLRERRGDIELLTEHFLAAIAKETGAARKSLSAAAKAAMEEYQWPGNIRELENTLRRAAFLSGAEVLTPTDLALPGKKAKKDSIEELIEARLEPFVTKSSSAGDLYDAVMPFLERPLIKLVLKKTRFNQVKAAEMLGINRNTLRKKIHDLKITKKDMKQG; from the coding sequence ATGAGCAAAACAATACTCGTGGCCGACGACGACAAAGGGATACTCCGGCTGCTCGAGATATTTCTAAAGGAAAAAGGGCTAAGGCCAGTGTGCGTACCGGACGGCGCATCGGCCATAAAACGCGCGGTAGAGGCCGATATAGCGGTGCTCGACATAAACATGCCGGAGATGGACGGCCTGGACGTGCTAAACGAAATCAAAAAAACGCGGCCCTCCATGCCGGTTATCATCATGACAGCGGACTCGACGATGAAGAACACGATAGAGGCCATGAAGTGCGGGGCCTTTGACTACGTCACCAAACCAATCGACATAGACGAGTTCGAGGTGATACTCGACAAGGCAGTCGAGGACATGCGCCTTAGAGGCGAAGTGGCCGAACTAAGAGAACGCCTTTACGAGGCCACCGAGGCAGGCGCGCTACGGTTCATAGGAAAAAGCAAAAAGGCCCTCGACACCTTCAAGGCAATAGGCAGGATAGCTTCAAAGGACGTGACCGTGCTCCTAAGGGGCGAGAGCGGCACTGGCAAGGAACTCGTTGCAAGGCTCATACACTCTAACAGCCAGAGACGCGATAATCCATTTATCGCCCTTAACTCCGCTGCCGTGCCAAAAGAACTACTGGAGAGCGAGCTCTTTGGCCACGAAAAAGGCGCGTTCACGGGCGCAACCGAGGCGAAAAAAGGCAAGTTCGAGCTCGCAAACACAGGCACGCTCCTTCTTGACGAAATCGGCGACATGGAAATGGGGCTTCAGGCAAAGCTTTTAAGGGCCCTTCAGGATAAGGAGTTCTACCGCGTTGGCGGAAAAGCGCCGATAAAAGTGGACATACGCATCATAAGCGCGACAAACCAGGACCTCGAGGCAATGGTAGAGAAAAAGCGTTTTCGCGAGGACCTCTTCTACAGGCTAAATGTCGTCGGGCTAACGCTACCTCCGCTAAGGGAAAGGCGCGGCGACATAGAGCTTCTAACAGAGCACTTTCTGGCTGCGATAGCGAAGGAGACAGGGGCAGCGAGAAAGTCTCTGTCGGCCGCGGCAAAGGCGGCAATGGAGGAGTACCAGTGGCCAGGAAACATCCGGGAACTCGAAAATACGCTTCGGCGGGCCGCGTTCTTATCTGGCGCAGAGGTGCTTACGCCAACCGACCTCGCGCTTCCAGGCAAGAAGGCTAAAAAAGACTCTATCGAAGAACTCATAGAGGCAAGGCTCGAGCCTTTTGTAACGAAAAGCTCGTCAGCCGGAGACCTCTACGACGCTGTGATGCCGTTTCTCGAGCGCCCTCTTATAAAGCTCGTCTTAAAAAAGACCCGCTTTAACCAGGTAAAGGCCGCAGAAATGCTCGGCATAAACAGAAATACGCTTAGAAAAAAAATACACGACCTGAAAATAACAAAGAAGGACATGAAACAGGGATAG
- a CDS encoding site-specific DNA-methyltransferase produces MGDNLEVMASLSAAGLAKSAMLIYIDPPFLSGVDYSKRSGKGKKQFAYTDKFSREGYLEMLRPRLTLMHTLLADTGKIFVHCDWRASHLIRTLLDEIFGAENFLNEIVWHYGGRGAKAVSGQFARNHDSIYAYGKTKRAKLKKLYIERKMTLKEAAALGYRADEKGRVFKTAPRGDYTDKSIATLEKQGRVHTTKNGKVRIKYFLEKRGNLFVEKIPVGDVWSDIPDAMHMPLKERTGYPTQKPETLLRRIIECSTDEGDLVMDFFAGSGTTASAATALKRKWIIADSSPVAAKTASRRLKARNSGL; encoded by the coding sequence ATGGGCGACAACCTGGAGGTCATGGCCTCGCTTAGCGCAGCCGGGCTTGCCAAAAGCGCCATGCTTATCTATATAGACCCGCCCTTTCTCTCGGGCGTCGACTATTCCAAGCGCAGCGGCAAAGGAAAAAAACAGTTCGCGTACACAGATAAATTCTCGCGTGAGGGCTATCTCGAGATGCTAAGGCCGCGCCTGACACTCATGCACACCCTCCTTGCCGACACCGGAAAAATATTCGTGCACTGCGACTGGCGGGCAAGCCACCTTATAAGGACGCTTCTTGACGAAATATTCGGGGCAGAAAACTTTCTTAACGAAATCGTCTGGCATTACGGCGGGCGCGGGGCAAAGGCGGTATCAGGGCAGTTCGCGAGGAACCACGACTCCATATACGCCTACGGCAAAACAAAAAGAGCAAAACTCAAAAAACTCTACATTGAACGAAAAATGACGCTAAAAGAGGCCGCCGCCCTCGGGTACCGGGCGGACGAAAAAGGCCGCGTATTCAAGACGGCGCCTCGCGGCGATTACACCGATAAAAGCATAGCAACCCTTGAAAAACAGGGGCGCGTGCATACCACGAAAAACGGCAAGGTGCGCATAAAGTACTTCCTTGAAAAGCGCGGCAACCTGTTTGTCGAAAAAATACCGGTTGGCGACGTGTGGAGCGACATCCCGGACGCCATGCACATGCCACTAAAAGAACGCACGGGATACCCCACTCAAAAGCCGGAGACGCTTCTAAGGCGCATAATCGAATGCTCGACCGACGAAGGAGACCTGGTGATGGATTTTTTCGCAGGCTCGGGCACGACCGCTTCGGCGGCAACGGCGCTTAAAAGAAAATGGATAATCGCCGACTCCTCGCCCGTTGCGGCGAAAACCGCATCCAGACGCCTTAAGGCGCGAAATAGCGGATTGTAA
- a CDS encoding pentapeptide repeat-containing protein has protein sequence MATTLHSKQASISGVQKTANFCGHVFGGGINARGAVFEALADFKGAVFHGAADFSGAIFRDGADFSGARFIPKNNTEKEDVSFLSSIFLSETNFSGVSFDNTGNVDFSQASFSGQGNALFLSAVFKNSGSVNFTGAVFKNLKGVEFSDAAFQNGRDVLFSGISFACKRIVSFTRTKFANSGKVHFYRNNFINDSSATFSYAAFTCRDGAEFSENVFTNDGRVLFYEADFAETRMLVFSECIFAARHGVDFSLVRFPSSGETLFSRCYFKGSGKKEDSEDFDVTFENSAFRETSFEGGEIKWLSDITKANPKTIPLDALIEAREAELERSRASSNIGPYEIAAPAWTKGLSIRTPELLHVFDEDALVSWCALSTDSSKNLTFRRVNLHKSVFDGVTLSNVQLNAVNWLSDGSRDVLYSERILKDRIKRKELRRGTVKFKSALDDLADQYTQLKNNLETKRSYAQAGNFHYGEMETMRMGFNAIWRALSLTNLYRISSGYGERPGRALFYTLFLASCLTFFAMASLDYYSPSFVDASTDGFVSAFIKLYANFASPFWKATEDSAFSSMNSENWWFFVITFVGRIIFYLQTTIFALTLRRRFKR, from the coding sequence ATGGCTACCACACTGCACTCAAAACAGGCCTCTATAAGCGGAGTACAGAAGACCGCCAACTTTTGCGGCCACGTCTTCGGGGGCGGCATAAACGCCAGGGGCGCGGTCTTTGAAGCGCTTGCCGATTTTAAGGGCGCGGTCTTTCACGGTGCAGCCGACTTCTCGGGCGCGATATTTAGAGACGGCGCTGATTTCTCAGGGGCACGGTTCATACCCAAAAACAACACTGAAAAGGAAGACGTTTCCTTCCTTTCCTCCATATTCCTCTCTGAGACGAACTTCTCGGGGGTAAGCTTCGACAACACCGGAAACGTGGATTTCTCGCAAGCATCGTTTAGCGGGCAGGGAAACGCCCTTTTCCTCTCGGCCGTCTTTAAAAACAGCGGCAGCGTGAACTTCACCGGAGCGGTGTTCAAGAACCTAAAGGGTGTCGAGTTCTCGGACGCGGCATTCCAAAACGGCAGGGACGTGCTCTTCTCAGGCATTTCGTTTGCGTGTAAGCGGATAGTCTCTTTTACCCGGACGAAATTCGCCAATTCCGGCAAGGTTCACTTCTACAGAAATAACTTCATAAACGACTCGAGCGCAACTTTTTCATACGCCGCGTTCACATGCCGCGACGGCGCGGAGTTCTCGGAAAACGTATTTACTAACGACGGACGGGTGCTCTTCTACGAGGCCGACTTCGCAGAGACAAGGATGCTTGTCTTCTCCGAATGCATTTTCGCTGCAAGGCACGGCGTGGACTTTTCGCTCGTACGCTTCCCATCCTCAGGCGAAACGCTCTTTAGCAGATGCTACTTCAAGGGATCTGGCAAGAAGGAGGACTCCGAGGATTTCGACGTCACATTCGAGAACTCGGCCTTCAGAGAGACCTCCTTCGAAGGTGGCGAGATAAAATGGCTCTCGGACATCACAAAGGCGAACCCGAAGACTATCCCTCTGGACGCTCTCATAGAGGCCAGAGAGGCCGAGCTCGAGCGCAGTCGCGCATCGTCTAACATAGGCCCCTACGAGATAGCCGCGCCTGCGTGGACAAAAGGGCTTTCTATAAGAACGCCTGAGCTGCTGCACGTCTTCGACGAGGACGCGCTCGTGTCCTGGTGCGCGCTCTCGACGGACTCATCCAAGAACCTCACCTTTCGCCGCGTGAACCTCCATAAGTCCGTATTCGACGGCGTCACGCTCTCGAACGTACAACTAAATGCCGTAAACTGGCTATCCGATGGATCCAGGGATGTGCTCTATTCCGAAAGAATACTAAAAGACCGTATAAAAAGAAAAGAACTAAGACGCGGCACGGTAAAGTTCAAGAGCGCACTCGACGACCTCGCCGACCAGTACACGCAGCTAAAGAACAACCTGGAGACCAAGCGAAGCTACGCTCAGGCCGGGAACTTCCACTACGGCGAGATGGAGACCATGCGCATGGGATTTAACGCCATCTGGAGGGCGCTGTCGCTAACGAACCTGTACCGCATCTCTTCCGGGTACGGCGAGAGGCCCGGGCGCGCCCTCTTCTATACGCTCTTTCTCGCAAGCTGCCTGACGTTTTTCGCAATGGCCTCGCTCGACTATTACAGCCCCTCGTTCGTCGACGCCTCTACCGACGGCTTCGTATCTGCATTCATAAAGCTCTACGCGAACTTCGCCTCGCCGTTCTGGAAAGCAACAGAGGACTCGGCCTTCTCCTCCATGAACTCGGAGAACTGGTGGTTTTTCGTCATAACATTCGTCGGGCGGATAATATTCTATCTCCAGACGACCATATTCGCTCTCACCCTTAGAAGGAGGTTCAAGAGATAA
- the thiE gene encoding thiamine phosphate synthase has translation MPGTGKKIRGLYAVIDLAYVRPENAAALAAKLITSGARTVQLRAKDVPAREALIAAKKIREVAARQKTLFMVNDRIDIALASGAGGIHIGQDDLPPREARKLLGEETIIGFSTHNEAEVRDADKLFTEGVINYISFGPIFPTVSKKDARPAVGIEGLRKARVLTKAPIAAIGGITEKNIRDVVAAGADACAVISAILTAPDAAEKAAFLATIINAAQKHRHE, from the coding sequence ATGCCCGGGACAGGGAAAAAGATACGCGGCCTTTACGCTGTCATAGACCTTGCCTACGTGAGGCCGGAAAACGCCGCGGCCCTGGCCGCCAAGCTTATTACCTCCGGCGCACGCACGGTGCAGCTTCGGGCAAAGGACGTGCCTGCGCGCGAGGCCCTCATCGCGGCAAAGAAGATACGCGAGGTAGCAGCGCGCCAGAAGACCCTCTTCATGGTGAACGACAGAATAGACATCGCGCTTGCCTCCGGGGCAGGCGGCATACACATAGGCCAGGACGACCTGCCGCCAAGAGAGGCAAGAAAGCTTCTTGGCGAAGAAACAATCATCGGGTTCTCCACACACAACGAGGCCGAGGTGCGAGACGCTGACAAGCTCTTTACCGAGGGCGTAATAAACTATATTTCCTTTGGCCCGATATTCCCGACCGTATCGAAAAAGGACGCGCGCCCTGCCGTCGGCATCGAGGGGCTTAGAAAGGCGCGTGTCCTTACGAAAGCGCCGATTGCCGCAATAGGCGGCATAACAGAAAAGAACATCCGCGACGTAGTGGCTGCAGGAGCAGACGCCTGCGCCGTGATATCGGCTATACTCACTGCCCCGGACGCGGCGGAAAAAGCGGCATTCCTCGCAACAATAATAAACGCTGCGCAAAAACACAGACACGAATAA
- a CDS encoding DsrE/DsrF/DrsH-like family protein: protein MNEQAKNKGSVTIVLFSGDLDKAIAAFVISTAAASMGMSVNIFFTFWGLNVIKKEGGLIKGQNWMQKMLNIMNYGHAKKLALSKMNMAGMGPAMLKVMMGQKKVPSLKEFISTARALGVKFYPCEMSMTVMGLTKEDFIDECDDIIGAVSYIAKAKESEINLFI, encoded by the coding sequence ATGAACGAACAGGCGAAAAACAAAGGCTCGGTAACAATCGTTCTTTTCAGCGGAGATCTCGACAAGGCAATAGCCGCATTTGTCATATCGACGGCAGCGGCTTCGATGGGCATGAGCGTAAACATATTCTTCACCTTCTGGGGCCTGAACGTCATAAAGAAGGAAGGCGGCCTCATAAAAGGGCAGAACTGGATGCAGAAGATGCTAAACATCATGAACTACGGGCACGCAAAAAAGCTCGCCCTCTCGAAGATGAACATGGCAGGCATGGGCCCTGCTATGCTAAAGGTCATGATGGGGCAGAAAAAGGTGCCGAGCCTGAAAGAGTTCATCTCGACGGCCAGGGCCCTTGGCGTAAAGTTTTACCCCTGCGAAATGAGCATGACGGTCATGGGGCTTACGAAAGAAGACTTCATAGACGAGTGCGACGACATTATCGGCGCTGTTTCTTACATCGCAAAAGCAAAGGAATCGGAAATCAACCTTTTCATATAG
- a CDS encoding sulfurtransferase TusA family protein, protein MTDFNVNKTLDARGLSCPMPSVKTALTLETMKSGEVLEIITDDPISKRDLPVWAESTGNELLSLVEEAPTIKIYLKKA, encoded by the coding sequence ATGACAGACTTTAACGTAAATAAAACGCTGGATGCCAGAGGGCTTAGCTGCCCTATGCCGTCGGTAAAAACAGCTCTCACGCTCGAGACGATGAAGAGCGGCGAGGTGCTTGAAATTATCACCGATGACCCGATATCCAAAAGAGACCTTCCGGTGTGGGCGGAATCTACCGGCAACGAGCTTCTCTCGCTTGTCGAGGAAGCGCCGACGATAAAGATATACTTAAAAAAGGCCTGA
- a CDS encoding ammonium transporter, whose translation MKKALISGFAAMLLMQAGSAYADGGVSFDKADTLWVLISTALVMLMVPGLALFYAGMARRKNALSMMMQSFFMLGLIGVSWVVWGYTLSFGPDVMGVIGSVKHALFSFGGADLGGRTIPNEVFAIFQGMFAVVTVALITGGVAERMRFSAIALFSLLWLTFVYVPLCHWVWGGGWLSSLGVMDFAGGLVVHVSSGFSALTACIVVGKRHNYGRELMAPHNLPLTLLGMGLLWFGWFGFNAGSALGVNDVAVMSFVTTNVSAAAGVLSWTVIEKLHRGKPTLLGAVSGAVAGLGSITGCAGFVGVGAAMIVGLAGGALCYYAVSVLKVKFKYDDTLDVFGIHGIAGMWGIASLGLFGSIGVEGLFSSGSAHFLFVQLMGVIVTALFSVAATLALLKITGKITKLRVSREDEVEGLDLSEHGESGYNP comes from the coding sequence ATGAAAAAAGCTCTCATTAGCGGCTTCGCGGCAATGCTTCTTATGCAGGCAGGCTCGGCTTATGCCGATGGCGGCGTCTCGTTTGACAAGGCCGATACGCTCTGGGTGCTTATATCAACGGCACTTGTGATGCTGATGGTGCCCGGGCTCGCGCTCTTTTACGCGGGAATGGCGCGGAGAAAGAACGCGCTCTCCATGATGATGCAGAGCTTTTTTATGCTCGGCCTTATCGGGGTTTCGTGGGTGGTCTGGGGCTATACGCTCTCCTTTGGCCCTGATGTGATGGGCGTTATCGGAAGCGTTAAGCACGCGCTCTTTAGTTTTGGAGGCGCTGACCTTGGCGGCAGGACAATACCAAACGAGGTCTTCGCTATTTTCCAGGGCATGTTCGCGGTTGTTACGGTTGCGCTCATTACCGGAGGCGTTGCCGAGAGGATGAGGTTTTCTGCAATCGCGCTCTTTAGCCTTCTCTGGCTGACATTCGTATATGTCCCGCTTTGCCACTGGGTCTGGGGTGGCGGCTGGCTTTCTTCCCTTGGCGTAATGGATTTTGCCGGAGGGCTTGTCGTGCACGTAAGCTCAGGGTTCTCGGCGCTTACCGCCTGTATAGTGGTTGGCAAACGGCATAACTACGGCAGAGAGCTCATGGCTCCGCATAACCTTCCGCTAACACTCCTTGGCATGGGGCTTCTCTGGTTTGGCTGGTTCGGCTTCAACGCCGGAAGCGCACTTGGCGTAAACGACGTTGCTGTGATGAGTTTTGTTACGACCAACGTCTCGGCTGCCGCAGGAGTGCTTTCGTGGACAGTGATAGAAAAGCTTCATAGAGGCAAGCCCACGCTCCTTGGCGCCGTGTCCGGGGCGGTAGCGGGGCTTGGCTCCATAACCGGATGCGCTGGGTTTGTCGGCGTTGGCGCTGCCATGATAGTCGGGCTCGCCGGGGGCGCGCTCTGCTACTACGCGGTAAGCGTATTAAAGGTGAAGTTCAAGTACGACGATACGCTCGACGTCTTTGGCATACACGGCATAGCCGGGATGTGGGGAATCGCCTCTCTCGGGCTTTTTGGCTCCATAGGCGTAGAAGGGCTCTTTAGCTCGGGCTCTGCTCACTTTTTATTCGTCCAGCTTATGGGCGTAATCGTGACGGCGTTATTCTCGGTAGCCGCGACATTGGCGCTTTTGAAGATAACCGGAAAGATAACTAAACTTCGCGTAAGCAGGGAAGACGAGGTCGAGGGGCTCGATCTCTCGGAGCACGGCGAGAGCGGGTATAATCCGTAA